One window of the Rhipicephalus sanguineus isolate Rsan-2018 chromosome 4, BIME_Rsan_1.4, whole genome shotgun sequence genome contains the following:
- the LOC119391783 gene encoding uncharacterized protein LOC119391783 — protein sequence MPRKPSRKNMKKAGKDQRSLRQQEEIPERQTVPAIGDWPLEKAKEALPPSQATSEPPATTAAPPKPACNTSAPAAPAAATAPAAPRDAAKSHLRSRSGTRRAAAHAAHANTSTSSAQAPTARPKQLEQQAVTTIGDWLLNKAKEAAPVAADLPEPAATTPVNTDDAPSSSHAATSEDEVA from the exons ATGCCTCGGAAGCCCTCTCGAAAGAACATGAAGAAGGCCGGCAAGGACCAGAGATCCCTCCGACAACAGGAGGAGATTCCCGAGCGCCAGACCGTTCCTGCCATTGGTGACTGGCCACTGGAGAAGGCCAAGGAGGCGCTACCACCCTCCCAGGCCACTTCGGAGCCTCCCGCCACCACTGCGGCACCCCCTAAGCCTGCCTGCAACACCTCGGCACCTGCTGCCCCTGCTGCTGCTACCGCACCCGCCGCTCCTCGCGATGCCGCGAAGTCTCACCTGCGCTCGCGCTCGGGCACTCGA CGTGCTGCTGCCCACGcggcacatgcaaacacaagcaCGAGCTCGGCACAAGCACCGACTGCGAGGCCCAAACAGTTGGAGCAGCAGGCGGTGACAACCATCGGAGATTGGCTGCTCAACAAGGCCAAAGAGGCAGCACCGGTTGCCGCCGACCTTCCCGAACCAGCAGCTACCACGCCAGTCAACACAGATGACGCCCCGTCTAGTTCTCATGCCGCGACGTCGGAAGacgaa